The Apium graveolens cultivar Ventura chromosome 3, ASM990537v1, whole genome shotgun sequence sequence GAATCACTTTTACCCTTTTTCTTTCTCTTAACCCTAAACTGGTTTTCAAAACCCGACAATAATTCATCAATATCTGTGCCCGATAATATTTGTGGACTGGTCCCCATTTCAACTTCTCCGTTAAATCTCCTTTTATCTAGCCTCCACTTGTGCGTAGGATCAAGAAACTTCTGATGGTTCATATAACACATTTTTTTTCTATGTTTCAAGTAATTTGATGAATTCTCATAGTTACATGCAGGACAAGCTAGTTTCCCCTTCGTGCTCCAACCTGACAACATAGCATATCCTGGAAAGTCGCTGATTGTCCATAACACACTTGCACGTAATTGAAAATTCTCATCAGTCAAGGCATCATAGACTTTAGCACCGATATTCCATAATGATTTCAATTCCATGATTAAGGGCTGCATATATACGTCGATATTGTTCTTGGGAGATTCTGGACCGAATATTAATGTTGAAAGAATGAGATTTTCTTGTTTCATACATAACCAGGGTGGAAGGTTGTAGTTTACCAACACTATTGGCCATGTACTATGACTTAAATTCATAGACCGAAATGGGTTAAATCCATCCGTTGCGACACCTAACCTAACATTCCAAATTTCTGATGAAAAATCAGGATAACGAGCATCCATTGACTTCCATGCCTTAGCATCAGCCGGATGTCTTAGATTTCCATCTTCTTTTCTTCCCACTGCATGCCATCTCATAATTTCAGAGAATTCTTTGCACATAAACAACCTTTGTAACCTTGGTCGTAGTGGAAAGTACCTCATTACATTTGTTAGCACCTTGTGAATCAATTTTTGGGGATTATTGTTATCAGGAATGCCTTTCTTCTCTTGTATAATCCACCTCGAAACACCGCAAGTGTCGCAAACATctttatctttattttctgccAAATATAGCATATAACTGTTTGGACATGCATGTATTTTCTGATAATCGAGACCTAAATCCTTAATAACACTTTTTGCAGTATTAAAGGATAAAGGCAGGTGGGCATTAGGAAAAGCATCTTTCATCAGGCTTAATAATTCCCCAAATGCAGATTCGCTAATTCCATGAACACACTTTAAATGGTAAAGTTTGATCATGAAACTTAATCGAGAATATTTAGTGCATCCAGGATATAACGGCTGTTTTCCTTCTTTAACATGCTGGTAGAATTTTTTAGCTTCTACATTAGGTTTTTCTTCTCCGTCTCCTAGATTTTGAAACTTCTTACCCGTACAATCGAACATCGCACCTAAATTATCTTGAAATTCCATTCCCGTTTCACAATCCATAAAGTCATCGGTAACTTCTAATTTCATCTTTGAGACCTCATAAATCCATTCTTCATGCAACTCAGAAGGACCAGAAAAAATAAGATGATCATATATGGTCTTCTGACGATGCCAGTAACGTTCTGCGCATTTTCTACAAGGGCTCTTCATTTCTTCGCCTCTTTTATAAATAGGAAATTCATTGCTTAGGAAATTCTTTATCCCTTTTACGTACTCTGAACTGGATCTTGGAAGGCTTATCCAAATGTAATAATCGCCATCCATTTCCACAATCTATCCGCAGCCTAGTAAGACTAATATCGAAACGACTACTAAACAAGCCCTATCCTGTAAGGTTTTAACATTTTAAATATATCAAATACACTAAATATAGCTTATACAGGTTATAATTACAAATCATATGTCATTATAAATCTTCAGTTGTCATTATAATTGATTAGTTATAGTTATAGGCTTAAACTATACAAAATTAGTCATTATAGGATTATATAGTTTAATTAGTTGTCAACTATACGAAGAATTTTATACATCAAAACCACATAACAGAGGCATACATTAAACAGTACGCTACTAGACTCAACACTACTGTAACAAGTACACTTACATAAAGCCACATGTATTTAAACAAATATATAAGGTGCAACCATGAATTTGTTGAGCTTATATAAATACAATATATCCAACTAAGAATTTCACCTTAGCACATAGAAATAAACTAAATACAAAAAATAGAGCGAAGCAACATGGTGCATAAAACAAACATCACATACCAGAGACAAACATTCGTAATAGAGCATCACGATATAACTAGACAAACATGCTTATGCAAGGAAAATGGCTAAAGATTACATGCAAAGCATTTACTTTAGGAAAGAAGAAGCATGTTTACCTGTAAATGCTTAACGATCAATGTCAAAATCGAATGAGCCTTTCTTAAGAGCAACCTTCAACCCCGCAGCCAACCCGTATGTCAAGTCCTTGCCTGTTAATTAAAAAAATACCCCTTTATCATTCATCCAGGCTCATTATCCCCGGTCCTAATTTGCAGAATAAATTCCTAACATACCAAGTAGTCAAGCACCAATTAAGATATAGACAGAGGCTGACCAACTATGACCAACTTGCAGTAGTTCAATCATGTAAAAGCATTATCAAAATAACACAATCTACCTATCAGATCAACATTATCGAGCAATTATAACCGAATTACACTCTTTCCAATCAAGCAAGTAAAAGCTTTATTATTCTCTGCTAACAAATTAAATCCAAGAAAACAAAGGGGTAAATAAAACCCTAAATCAACTTCACATAACAAATAAAACCCAAAATAATTACCCAAAATAAAACCCTAAAAAAACCCAAAATCAAACAAATAAAACTTCCAAATAAAATCCTAAAAAACATGTTCGAATTGAAATAAAACCCAAAATCAACTTCATATAACAAATAAAACCCCCCAACAAAACCCAAAATCAAACAAATAAAACTTCCAAATAAAACCCTAAATAAAACATGTTCGAATTGAAATAAAACCCAAAATCAAATTCATATAATAAATAAAAACCCCCAACAAAATCCAAAATCAAACAAATAAAACTCCCAAATAAAACCCTAAATAAAACCCTAACTAATTACCTAAATCGAAGATGTGTTCGTTTGGATCGAAGATGCCCCAAACTCAAACCCCCATACTGAATCGAAGATGCTCCAAACTGAATCGAAGATGCTCCAAACTTAATCGAAGATTAGCCAAACGGAATTGAAGATGAGAGTTTAGTGCAGCTTTTTGAGAGTATAATCGAAGATGAGAGTTTAGTGCAGCTTTTTGAGAGTATAATCGAAGATGAGAGTGAATGTCCGAGAGTGAGAGTGAATGTCCGAGAGTGAATTTTGAGAGGGAATGTCTGGGACTGTATTTTCGTTTAGGGGGAAGAATAGCTGCCCAAATTTTCACCTACTGACTTATAATTTGCATATctcaaattttattttaatttattgaaattttttttttaattttaattaatttacgATTTTGAAATATTAagatattataaatatatttaaaatataaaaaatattgaaactttaaatatgttatatatcaaaatttaaaatgaaaataaataatatttaaatgtcatttacatatatttt is a genomic window containing:
- the LOC141715148 gene encoding uncharacterized protein LOC141715148; the encoded protein is MDGDYYIWISLPRSSSEYVKGIKNFLSNEFPIYKRGEEMKSPCRKCAERYWHRQKTIYDHLIFSGPSELHEEWIYEVSKMKLEVTDDFMDCETGMEFQDNLGAMFDCTGKKFQNLGDGEEKPNVEAKKFYQHVKEGKQPLYPGCTKYSRLSFMIKLYHLKCVHGISESAFGELLSLMKDAFPNAHLPLSFNTAKSVIKDLGLDYQKIHACPNSYMLYLAENKDKDVCDTCGVSRWIIQEKKGIPDNNNPQKLIHKVLTNVMRYFPLRPRLQRLFMCKEFSEIMRWHAVGRKEDGNLRHPADAKAWKSMDARYPDFSSEIWNVRLGVATDGFNPFRSMNLSHSTWPIVLVNYNLPPWLCMKQENLILSTLIFGPESPKNNIDVYMQPLIMELKSLWNIGAKVYDALTDENFQLRASVLWTISDFPGYAMLSGWSTKGKLACPACNYENSSNYLKHRKKMCYMNHQKFLDPTHKWRLDKRRFNGEVEMGTSPQILSGTDIDELLSGFENQFRVKRKKKGKSDSPFKKKSIFFYWPYWFHNPLHHNLDPMHIEKNICDKILGTLLNICGKTKDHVNARKDL